In Eretmochelys imbricata isolate rEreImb1 chromosome 14, rEreImb1.hap1, whole genome shotgun sequence, a genomic segment contains:
- the LOC144275098 gene encoding E3 ubiquitin-protein ligase TRIM7-like isoform X1, with protein sequence MEGAAGPARSLQDELTCPVCLEYLRDPVMVSDCGHNFCRACVTKCWEDSERSLGCPQCREPVPHRLFRPNRPLANIVEIVKRFGAQAAAGPGAAGAGVCERHGEALKLFCQEDRKPVCLVCHLSWDHRAHRVVPIEEAARGCEEAPQEHLAGLRKDREEAKANEEKRSEELLKQTEAERQKILSECKELRGFLEEKEQFLLSRLEALDGDIAQRRDESVSKLSEEISHIDKLITEKGGETGQQPVSQSAQGGGGGSRIGSENWTFQKPEPAFAELEKRLRSFSQKSAVLKEVLLEFKENLRFELENDTADITLDLDTANPYLVLSEDKRSVRLRSAPQDVPANPKRFDYSFSVLGAEGFTSGRHYWEVEVGDGDSWAVGAARESVRRKEKIDFSPEEGIWAVGLNWKGKNWDQYQAFTSPETPLSLCERPRKIGVYLDYEGGWVAFYNADNMAPIFTFTAAFSEKIFPFFWLFYVGSSLTLCN encoded by the exons ATGGAGGGCGCGGCCGGGCCGGCCCGCAGCCTGCAGGACGAGCTGACCTGCCCCGTGTGCCTGGAGTACCTGCGGGACCCGGTCATGGTCTCGGACTGCGGGCACAACTTCTGCCGCGCCTGCGTCACCAAGTGCTGGGAGGACTCGGAGCGCAGCCTGGGCTGCCCCCAGTGCCGGGAGCCGGTCCCCCACCGCCTCTTCCGGCCCAACCGGCCCCTGGCCAACATCGTGGAGATCGTCAAGCGCTTCGGGGCCCAGGCGGCCGCCGGGCCGGGGGCGGCCGGGGCCGGGGTGTGCGAGCGGCACGGGGAGGCCCTGAAGCTCTTCTGCCAGGAGGACCGGAAGCCCGTCTGTCTGGTTTGCCACCTGTCCTGGGACCACCGAGCCCACCGGGTGGTGCCCATAGAAGAGGCTGCCCGGGGCTGTGAG GAGGCGCCACAAGAGCATCTGGCCGGTCTGAGAAAAGACAGAGAAGAAGCCAAAGCCAATGAGGAGAAGAGAAGTGAGGAGCTGCTG AAACAGACAGAAGCCGAGAGACAGAAGATCCTCTCTGAGTGTAAGGAGCTGCGTGGGTTcctggaggagaaggagcagtTCCTGCTGTCCCGGCTGGAAGCGCTCGACGGAGACATTGCCCAAAGAAGGGATGAGAGTGTTTCTAAACTCTCAGAAGAAATTTCCCACATTGACAAACTGATCActgagaagggaggagagacGGGGCAGCAGCCGGTGAGCCAGTCCGCGCAG GGTGGTGGCGGCGGCAGCAGGATCGG cagCGAGAACTGGACGTTTCAGAAGCCGGAGCCTGCGTTTGCGGAGCTGGAAAAAAGACTCAGGAGTTTCTCTCAGAAAAGCGCCGTCCTGAAGGAAGTCCTGCTAGAGTTCAAAG AAAATCTGCGCTTTGAGCTGGAGAACGACACAG CCGATATAACTCTAGACCTGGACACCGCAAATCCCTACCTGGTGCTGTCCGAGGATAAGCGCAGCGTGAGGCTGAGGAGCGCCCCGCAGGACGTGCCGGCCAACCCCAAGAGATTCGATTACTCCTTCTctgtcctgggggctgagggctTCACCTCGGGGAGGCACTACTGGGAGGTGGAAGTTGGGGACGGGGACAGCTGGGCCGTGGGGGCTGCCAGGGAGTCggtgaggaggaaggagaagatcGACTTCTCGCCCGAGGAGGGgatctgggcggtggggctgaaTTGGAAGGGCAAGAACTGGGACCAATACCAGGCTTTCACCTCCCCTGAGACTCCCCTGTCCCTCTGCGAGAGGCCCAGGAAGATCGGGGTCTACCTGGACTACGAAGGGGGGTGGGTGGCATTCTACAACGCTGATAACATGGCCCCCATCTTCACCTTCACGGCCGCCTTCTCTGAGAAAATCTTCCCTTTCTTCTGGCTCTTCTACGTGGGCTCCTCCCTCACACTTTGCAACTGA
- the LOC144275098 gene encoding E3 ubiquitin-protein ligase TRIM7-like isoform X2, translating to MEGAAGPARSLQDELTCPVCLEYLRDPVMVSDCGHNFCRACVTKCWEDSERSLGCPQCREPVPHRLFRPNRPLANIVEIVKRFGAQAAAGPGAAGAGVCERHGEALKLFCQEDRKPVCLVCHLSWDHRAHRVVPIEEAARGCEEAPQEHLAGLRKDREEAKANEEKRSEELLKQTEAERQKILSECKELRGFLEEKEQFLLSRLEALDGDIAQRRDESVSKLSEEISHIDKLITEKGGETGQQPGGGGGSRIGSENWTFQKPEPAFAELEKRLRSFSQKSAVLKEVLLEFKENLRFELENDTADITLDLDTANPYLVLSEDKRSVRLRSAPQDVPANPKRFDYSFSVLGAEGFTSGRHYWEVEVGDGDSWAVGAARESVRRKEKIDFSPEEGIWAVGLNWKGKNWDQYQAFTSPETPLSLCERPRKIGVYLDYEGGWVAFYNADNMAPIFTFTAAFSEKIFPFFWLFYVGSSLTLCN from the exons ATGGAGGGCGCGGCCGGGCCGGCCCGCAGCCTGCAGGACGAGCTGACCTGCCCCGTGTGCCTGGAGTACCTGCGGGACCCGGTCATGGTCTCGGACTGCGGGCACAACTTCTGCCGCGCCTGCGTCACCAAGTGCTGGGAGGACTCGGAGCGCAGCCTGGGCTGCCCCCAGTGCCGGGAGCCGGTCCCCCACCGCCTCTTCCGGCCCAACCGGCCCCTGGCCAACATCGTGGAGATCGTCAAGCGCTTCGGGGCCCAGGCGGCCGCCGGGCCGGGGGCGGCCGGGGCCGGGGTGTGCGAGCGGCACGGGGAGGCCCTGAAGCTCTTCTGCCAGGAGGACCGGAAGCCCGTCTGTCTGGTTTGCCACCTGTCCTGGGACCACCGAGCCCACCGGGTGGTGCCCATAGAAGAGGCTGCCCGGGGCTGTGAG GAGGCGCCACAAGAGCATCTGGCCGGTCTGAGAAAAGACAGAGAAGAAGCCAAAGCCAATGAGGAGAAGAGAAGTGAGGAGCTGCTG AAACAGACAGAAGCCGAGAGACAGAAGATCCTCTCTGAGTGTAAGGAGCTGCGTGGGTTcctggaggagaaggagcagtTCCTGCTGTCCCGGCTGGAAGCGCTCGACGGAGACATTGCCCAAAGAAGGGATGAGAGTGTTTCTAAACTCTCAGAAGAAATTTCCCACATTGACAAACTGATCActgagaagggaggagagacGGGGCAGCAGCCG GGTGGTGGCGGCGGCAGCAGGATCGG cagCGAGAACTGGACGTTTCAGAAGCCGGAGCCTGCGTTTGCGGAGCTGGAAAAAAGACTCAGGAGTTTCTCTCAGAAAAGCGCCGTCCTGAAGGAAGTCCTGCTAGAGTTCAAAG AAAATCTGCGCTTTGAGCTGGAGAACGACACAG CCGATATAACTCTAGACCTGGACACCGCAAATCCCTACCTGGTGCTGTCCGAGGATAAGCGCAGCGTGAGGCTGAGGAGCGCCCCGCAGGACGTGCCGGCCAACCCCAAGAGATTCGATTACTCCTTCTctgtcctgggggctgagggctTCACCTCGGGGAGGCACTACTGGGAGGTGGAAGTTGGGGACGGGGACAGCTGGGCCGTGGGGGCTGCCAGGGAGTCggtgaggaggaaggagaagatcGACTTCTCGCCCGAGGAGGGgatctgggcggtggggctgaaTTGGAAGGGCAAGAACTGGGACCAATACCAGGCTTTCACCTCCCCTGAGACTCCCCTGTCCCTCTGCGAGAGGCCCAGGAAGATCGGGGTCTACCTGGACTACGAAGGGGGGTGGGTGGCATTCTACAACGCTGATAACATGGCCCCCATCTTCACCTTCACGGCCGCCTTCTCTGAGAAAATCTTCCCTTTCTTCTGGCTCTTCTACGTGGGCTCCTCCCTCACACTTTGCAACTGA